From Quercus lobata isolate SW786 chromosome 1, ValleyOak3.0 Primary Assembly, whole genome shotgun sequence, one genomic window encodes:
- the LOC115989373 gene encoding cell division control protein 6 homolog B-like has protein sequence MPAIMAVKPDSARSNPDSTPHKRRLRSDTTAAQDSPISTPVKWKSPRTCTTSSPKTPISRVERDCSENITKSHKSPIKKLSDSLPPKQKWNPLDSEQMKAVKEAMHVSSAPPNIVCREGEQKRVLEFCQACVEQEKAGSLYVCGCPGTGKSLSMEKVKQLLFHWANEAGHQQPNVLTINCTSLAKTSDIFGKILGESQPRKKVNGATSPLQHLQNLYSQKPQPSGMKMMLIIADELDYLITKDRAVLHDLFMLTTFPFSRCILIGIANAIDLADRFLPKLQSLNCKPMVVTFRAYSKDQILKILHERLMELPYTVFQPQALELCARKVAAASGDMRKALCVCRSAIEMVEAELRESSSNFSSSIVEKAFLEQQRATAPDVLGKQEIDVVRLDYMVVALSKTYKSPIVDTIQSLPQHQQILLCSAVKLFRGGKKDTTVGELNKFYMEICKSALIPPVGILELSSICRVLSDQGLLKLGQSREDKSKRVTLCVDEADISFALQGIRFFRNCLQ, from the exons ATGCCTGCCATCATGGCCGTCAAACCCGACTCCGCCCGATCCAACCCCGACTCCACTCCCCACAAGCGGAGACTCAGATCCGATACCACGGCGGCGCAGGATTCCCCCATTTCAACTCCGGTCAAATGGAAATCTCCTCGCACTTGCACCACTTCCAGCCCAAAGACTCCCATATCT AGAGTTGAGAGAGATTGTAGTGAAAATATTACGAAATCTCACAAATCTCCAATCAAGAAATTGTCCGATTCTTTACCTCCAAAACAGAAATGGAATCCCCTAG ATTCCGAGCAGATGAAGGCAGTTAAGGAGGCAATGCACGTGTCGAGTGCACCACCTAACATTGTGTGCCGCGAAGGCGAACAGAAGAGGGTATTGGAGTTTTGCCAGGCGTGTGTAGAGCAAGAGAAGGCTGGGAGTTTATACGTGTGTGGGTGTCCCGGGACCGGGAAATCTTTGTCGATGGAGAAGGTGAAACAGCTCTTGTTTCATTGGGCTAATGAG GCGGGGCATCAGCAACCGAATGTGTTAACCATAAATTGTACTTCACTAGCAAAAACATCAGATATTTTCGGCAAG ATATTGGGTGAAAGCCAACCGCGAAAGAAAGTTAATGGTGCTACCTCTCCCTTGCAACATTTGCAGAACTTATACTCTCAAAAGCCCCAGCCATCTGGCATGAAGATGAT GCTGATAATTGCTGATGAGTTGGACTATTTGATTACTAAAGACCGGGCCGTTCTTCATGATCTTTTCATGCTTACAACATTCCCATTCTCCAGATGTATATTGATAG GAATAGCTAATGCCATAGACCTAGCAGATCGTTTTCTTCCAAAACTTCAGTCATTAAATT GCAAACCTATGGTGGTAACTTTTCGAGCCTACTCTAAAGATCAAATCCTCAAGATACTTCATGAGAGGCTAATG GAACTTCCTTATACTGTCTTTCAACCTCAAGCATTGGAACTCTGTGCCAGG AAAGTTGCTGCTGCATCTGGAGATATGCGAAAAGCTCTTTGTGTTTGCAG GAGTGCAATTGAGATGGTAGAAGCAGAACTTAGAGAATCTAGTAGCAACTTCAGTTCGTCAATAGTAGAGAAAGCATTCCTTGAACAACAGAGAGCTACAGCTCCTGATGTTTTAGGAAAACAAGAAATAGATGTT GTGAGGCTTGATTATATGGTTGTTGCTTTGTCAAAGACTTATAAATCACCAATAGTGGATACTATACAATCTCTTCCACAACATCAACAG ATTTTACTTTGCTCTGCTGTGAAACTTTTCCGTGGGGGAAAGAAAGATACAACCGTGGGAGAG ctaaataaattttatatggaGATCTGCAAATCAGCACTTATCCCACCTGTTGGGATTTTGGAACTTTCAAGTATATGCAGAGTGCTAAGTGACCAG GGGCTTCTCAAACTAGGTCAATCTCGAGAAGATAAATCAAAAAGAGTGACATTGTGTGTAGATGAAGCAGACATCAGTTTTGCGTTGCAG GGGATCCGATTCTTTCGCAACTGTCTTCAGTAA